A single region of the Methanomassiliicoccales archaeon genome encodes:
- a CDS encoding Hsp20/alpha crystallin family protein: MVEESERRRGELVPHRYWGPMWFGRPWGPGSMIREMERMMGEMTKDIDYPEWRPIAAAMSRYPAVDIMDQGDKYLVKADLPGLTKEDVDVMIGEGVLEISAKKEESLEETGKEGYIRRERGYITYHRRLVLPDDVDDESIEAKLEEGVLTVQVSKKPSEAEKKKKVEVK, encoded by the coding sequence ATGGTAGAAGAGAGCGAACGGCGAAGGGGAGAACTGGTGCCCCACCGCTATTGGGGACCGATGTGGTTCGGAAGGCCCTGGGGGCCTGGAAGCATGATACGCGAGATGGAGAGGATGATGGGAGAGATGACCAAGGACATCGACTACCCAGAATGGCGCCCGATCGCGGCGGCTATGAGCCGCTATCCCGCAGTGGACATCATGGACCAAGGGGATAAGTACCTGGTGAAGGCGGACCTTCCTGGCCTGACGAAGGAGGATGTGGATGTGATGATCGGCGAGGGCGTCCTCGAGATCTCGGCTAAGAAGGAAGAGAGCCTTGAAGAGACGGGGAAGGAGGGCTACATTCGAAGGGAGCGAGGCTACATCACCTACCACCGGCGCCTGGTGCTCCCGGATGACGTCGATGACGAAAGCATCGAGGCGAAGCTGGAGGAGGGCGTGCTCACGGTCCAGGTGAGCAAGAAACCCTCCGAGGCAGAGAAAAAGAAGAAGGTCGAGGTCAAGTAG
- a CDS encoding helix-turn-helix domain-containing protein gives MTNLSDLDMLLSVIENPTRRRILEALVREPHYPLQLSRELGMSQQAIMKHLKMLEDRNLVRSFPEESDQGGPARKSYVPTTKFTIIVDFGPGLFNAELVKLAMSDLESEEEVQDEGSENEFVEIGVKINRLRETVAGVANELEELHVHRARLITTKERVLEEAGRLVESQIDDYQVRRIIYEYIQRPELSTEQIAVDLDLRDDLVQQTIRKLRSVG, from the coding sequence ATGACGAACCTGTCTGATCTGGACATGCTCCTGTCGGTGATAGAGAACCCCACTAGGAGAAGGATCTTGGAAGCCTTGGTGAGAGAGCCGCACTATCCTCTGCAATTGTCACGGGAGCTGGGCATGAGCCAACAGGCCATCATGAAGCATCTGAAGATGTTGGAAGATCGCAATCTGGTACGCTCTTTCCCAGAGGAGAGCGACCAAGGAGGACCGGCCAGGAAGAGCTATGTCCCCACCACCAAGTTCACCATCATCGTGGACTTCGGCCCGGGCCTTTTCAATGCCGAGCTGGTGAAGCTCGCCATGAGCGACCTTGAGAGCGAGGAAGAAGTGCAGGACGAGGGGTCGGAGAACGAGTTCGTGGAGATCGGGGTGAAGATCAACCGCCTCCGGGAGACCGTGGCGGGCGTGGCCAACGAGCTGGAGGAGCTCCATGTCCACCGGGCCCGTCTCATCACGACCAAAGAGCGCGTTCTGGAGGAGGCCGGCAGACTGGTGGAGAGCCAGATCGATGATTACCAGGTCCGACGCATCATCTACGAGTACATTCAGAGACCGGAGCTGTCTACGGAGCAGATAGCGGTGGACCTGGACCTTAGGGATGATCTGGTACAGCAGACTATTCGGAAGTTGAGGAGCGTGGGTTAG
- the endA gene encoding tRNA-intron lyase, producing MPGDLIGDSVLVKDQAEASQIYNKGFYGYPQSGGGIELDLLEAIFLQECDRLVVSEDGNVVSHLELIRKAARASPDFGIRYIVYRDLRQRGYVVKSDAGDFDFRVFPRGGTPSTTQTKYWVNAVSERAPFHIRDMMKLSQTSDRTRKELLLAVVDEEGDITYYQAAAGAPHAPKTAKVDEGEVEGFLLEDRVLVMDDIGQSLYTQGFYGKPIGRTLQLSLIETAHLMRLGRLFIRLPGTGRKMGVAAFKKKATSIQSDFELRMRAYDDMREKDLVVKTGFKYGTHFRVYDGDPSNHHSRYLVHAIPADYETGWPEISRAVRLAHGVKKDILFAAVSAKSVEYVRLRRMRP from the coding sequence ATGCCCGGCGACCTGATCGGCGACTCCGTCCTCGTAAAGGATCAAGCGGAAGCCAGCCAGATATACAACAAAGGCTTCTACGGCTATCCCCAGTCGGGAGGCGGGATCGAGCTCGATCTGCTGGAGGCCATCTTTCTCCAGGAATGCGATCGTCTGGTCGTCTCAGAAGATGGGAACGTGGTGTCGCACCTCGAGCTCATCCGAAAGGCGGCTCGAGCATCGCCCGATTTCGGGATCCGCTACATCGTGTATCGCGACCTAAGGCAACGGGGATATGTGGTCAAGTCCGATGCAGGGGATTTCGACTTTCGCGTCTTCCCTCGAGGAGGAACGCCCTCGACCACGCAGACGAAGTACTGGGTGAACGCGGTGTCCGAACGAGCGCCGTTCCACATCCGCGATATGATGAAGCTGAGCCAGACCTCCGATCGGACCAGGAAGGAGCTCCTGCTGGCGGTGGTGGACGAGGAGGGGGACATCACCTATTACCAGGCCGCGGCCGGCGCTCCGCACGCTCCCAAGACCGCTAAGGTCGACGAGGGCGAGGTGGAGGGCTTTCTCCTGGAGGACCGGGTGCTGGTGATGGACGACATCGGACAGTCGCTATACACCCAGGGGTTCTATGGAAAGCCCATCGGGCGGACGCTCCAGCTCTCCCTCATCGAGACGGCGCACCTCATGCGGCTTGGCAGGCTATTCATCCGCCTTCCGGGCACGGGAAGGAAGATGGGGGTGGCCGCCTTCAAGAAGAAGGCCACGAGCATCCAGTCAGATTTCGAGCTCAGGATGAGGGCCTATGATGACATGCGGGAGAAGGACCTGGTGGTCAAGACCGGGTTCAAGTACGGCACCCACTTCCGGGTGTACGACGGCGATCCAAGCAACCATCATTCCCGGTACTTGGTGCATGCCATACCGGCGGACTACGAGACCGGCTGGCCAGAGATATCGCGCGCGGTTAGGCTGGCCCACGGGGTGAAGAAGGACATACTATTCGCCGCCGTGTCGGCCAAGAGCGTGGAGTACGTCCGTCTCCGGCGCATGCGTCCATAG
- a CDS encoding zinc ribbon domain-containing protein, whose product MLLLLLSIVGGFEMSTARAIYRSEMGSWRGSLNLVILSLLGRAFLIYVNYKVYLDPKGKDDFVFALLILNLVFLVVEGITVLLLYHFKDVFMPTEQERQVAMRKLSGPLVKTVSECPNCHEIIEKEWVLCPQCGTHLPRHCANCGHELKTKGEKCPSCGASVEHSEAVQKSIQSLKIIADQDSRPEARSVRFARLADAYLKAGEIDLALETYRKAIHYTKFRRKQSNFMVKMAMVLHNDGRNDEALQVLEGALELDPQDTAGALEIKNQILAQKS is encoded by the coding sequence TTGCTGCTCTTGCTGTTGTCCATCGTAGGCGGGTTCGAGATGAGCACCGCCCGTGCCATCTACCGCAGCGAGATGGGCAGCTGGAGGGGCTCTCTCAACCTAGTGATCCTTAGCCTCCTCGGCAGGGCATTCCTCATCTACGTCAATTACAAGGTATACCTCGATCCCAAGGGCAAGGATGATTTCGTCTTCGCTCTGCTTATTCTGAACTTGGTCTTCTTGGTGGTGGAAGGAATCACCGTCCTGTTGTTGTACCACTTCAAAGACGTATTCATGCCCACTGAGCAGGAGCGGCAAGTGGCAATGAGGAAGTTGAGCGGGCCATTGGTCAAGACCGTATCCGAGTGCCCGAACTGCCACGAGATCATCGAGAAGGAGTGGGTGCTCTGCCCACAATGTGGTACCCACTTACCTCGCCACTGCGCCAACTGTGGTCACGAGCTCAAGACCAAGGGCGAGAAATGCCCCAGCTGCGGTGCTTCGGTGGAGCATTCGGAGGCGGTGCAGAAATCCATCCAGTCCTTGAAGATCATTGCCGATCAGGACTCCAGACCCGAGGCGCGCTCGGTCCGCTTCGCTCGGTTGGCCGATGCCTACCTCAAGGCCGGGGAGATTGACCTGGCATTGGAGACCTATAGAAAGGCCATTCATTACACCAAGTTCAGAAGGAAGCAGAGCAATTTCATGGTCAAGATGGCGATGGTGCTCCACAACGACGGCCGGAACGACGAAGCGCTCCAGGTGCTTGAGGGCGCTCTTGAACTGGACCCCCAGGACACCGCTGGCGCATTGGAGATCAAGAACCAGATCCTGGCGCAGAAGAGCTGA
- a CDS encoding transcription initiation factor IIB — MAKAVKEGTDEIERCPECNSAHLVRDYERGELICEECGLVIDDQFIDQGPEWRAFDVEQGEKRARTGAPMTYTIHDKGLSTEISWKNKDSYGKSIPTRNRAQLYRLRKWQRRIRVSNATERNLAFALSELDRMASAMGLPRNVRETAAMIYRKAVNKNLIRGRSIEGVVAASLYAACRQCNVPRTLDEVANSSRVGRKEIGRTYRFMTRELKLKLMPTRPQDYVQRFCSELKLSGEVQGKTAEILKDAAKKELTSGRGPTGVAAAAIYISSILCNERRTQREVADVAGVTEVTIRNRYKELTEKLGIEIQL; from the coding sequence ATGGCAAAGGCGGTAAAAGAAGGGACCGATGAGATCGAGCGCTGCCCGGAGTGCAACAGCGCGCACCTAGTCCGCGACTACGAACGAGGAGAGCTTATCTGCGAGGAGTGCGGCCTGGTCATTGACGACCAGTTCATCGATCAGGGACCGGAATGGAGAGCGTTCGATGTGGAACAGGGCGAGAAGCGCGCTCGCACCGGCGCACCCATGACCTACACCATCCATGACAAGGGCCTCTCCACGGAGATATCGTGGAAGAACAAGGACTCCTACGGGAAGAGCATTCCCACCCGGAATCGTGCCCAGCTGTACCGTCTCAGGAAATGGCAGCGACGCATCCGGGTGTCGAACGCCACGGAGCGGAACCTGGCCTTCGCCTTGAGCGAACTGGACCGCATGGCCTCCGCCATGGGTCTGCCCCGCAATGTGCGCGAGACAGCGGCCATGATATACCGCAAGGCAGTGAACAAGAACCTGATCCGCGGGCGAAGCATAGAGGGCGTGGTGGCCGCTTCCCTATACGCGGCGTGCAGGCAGTGCAACGTCCCCCGGACGCTGGACGAGGTTGCCAATTCCTCCCGCGTGGGCAGGAAAGAGATCGGACGAACCTACAGGTTCATGACCCGGGAACTCAAGCTCAAGCTCATGCCCACCCGACCGCAGGACTACGTGCAGCGCTTCTGCTCCGAGCTGAAGCTGAGCGGTGAGGTGCAGGGGAAGACGGCCGAGATCCTCAAGGACGCAGCGAAGAAGGAGCTGACGTCCGGACGAGGTCCGACCGGCGTCGCCGCGGCGGCGATATACATCTCCTCCATCCTATGCAACGAGCGCCGGACCCAACGAGAGGTGGCTGACGTCGCAGGCGTCACGGAGGTCACCATCCGTAACCGCTACAAGGAGCTCACGGAGAAACTGGGCATAGAGATCCAGCTTTGA
- a CDS encoding Gar1/Naf1 family protein, whose product MKFLGEVQEVTHEGKLIVKGVFAPHARDGVFDGRKRPIGLVVRVFGPVREPYVSVQVSSEQSLLSAVGKQVYVEEGEHGKGGKRRDR is encoded by the coding sequence ATGAAGTTTCTGGGTGAGGTCCAAGAGGTGACCCACGAAGGCAAGCTCATCGTCAAAGGCGTTTTCGCTCCCCACGCCAGGGACGGGGTTTTCGACGGCCGCAAGCGCCCCATCGGCCTGGTGGTCAGGGTCTTCGGACCAGTCCGAGAGCCCTACGTCTCGGTACAGGTTTCCAGCGAGCAGAGTCTTTTGTCGGCAGTAGGCAAACAGGTCTATGTTGAGGAGGGAGAACATGGCAAAGGCGGTAAAAGAAGGGACCGATGA
- a CDS encoding 4-phosphopantoate--beta-alanine ligase, translating to MQVSKDHPRYKSLVIREMMSERVREGIVSQTGLIAHGRGEAFDYLLGEVTTPPALAAERAATACLLEAGRPVISVNGNTAALSAKDIVLLSKATGAKIEVNLFHRTEERVDLVCTFMEAAGAQHVLGRNPDALLSGITSNRAKCSKEGIFSADVVLVPLEDGDRAEALVKAGKKVIVVDLNPLSRSARAATITIVDEVTRAIPNMLAMVPKLSRERERGLILAGFDNSQNRKASLDMICARLRAIGSEGKG from the coding sequence GTGCAGGTTTCGAAGGACCACCCTCGGTACAAGTCGCTCGTCATTCGTGAGATGATGTCAGAGAGGGTGAGAGAAGGGATCGTCTCGCAAACCGGCCTCATCGCACATGGAAGGGGAGAGGCCTTCGACTACCTGCTGGGAGAGGTGACGACCCCTCCAGCCCTAGCCGCGGAACGAGCTGCCACGGCCTGTCTCCTCGAGGCCGGAAGACCGGTCATCTCCGTCAACGGTAACACCGCGGCCTTGAGCGCCAAGGATATCGTTCTGCTCTCCAAGGCAACTGGAGCCAAGATCGAGGTCAATCTCTTCCACCGAACTGAGGAGAGGGTCGATCTCGTCTGTACCTTCATGGAAGCGGCGGGAGCGCAGCACGTTCTGGGTCGGAATCCTGACGCCCTGCTTTCAGGCATAACCTCCAACCGGGCCAAGTGCTCCAAGGAGGGCATTTTCTCCGCGGACGTAGTGCTCGTTCCCCTGGAGGACGGGGACCGGGCGGAAGCTCTGGTCAAGGCAGGGAAGAAGGTCATCGTCGTCGACCTGAACCCCCTTTCTCGATCGGCCAGGGCTGCGACCATCACCATCGTGGACGAGGTCACCAGGGCCATCCCGAACATGTTGGCCATGGTGCCGAAGCTGAGCCGCGAGAGGGAGCGCGGATTGATCCTGGCAGGATTCGACAACTCTCAGAACCGGAAAGCCTCTCTGGACATGATATGCGCCCGGCTCCGCGCCATTGGGTCTGAAGGCAAAGGCTAA
- a CDS encoding adenosylhomocysteinase, with protein MSDDLLVKGVRRLEWASTHMKVLAAIRQRLVKERSLEGVRVGMALHVEAKTGMLAVTLAQAGAKVRLASCNPLSTDDSVSLALREEHGIETYAKKWESTEEYYSNLNSVLDLDPEFVIDDGADLITMLHTERRAQLKKVKGANEETTTGIIRLRSMAQAGKLEFPVISVNDAQMKYLFDNRYGTGQSTFDGFMNATNLLVAGKVLVVAGYGWCGRGIAMRAKGLGANIIVTEVDPIRAIEAKMDGFQVMPMLEAAKVADIIISATGCKDIVTREHLKVLKDGCVLGNSGHFDNEISKKELEEYGGKPRKVREFVDEYPLPGKRKAYLIGEGRLMNLAAGQGHPVEIMDMSFSIQALSLEYLVKHHQELKPGVYNVPAELDQTVAKLKLESMGVKIDSLSKGQKHYLAAWQEGT; from the coding sequence ATGAGCGATGATCTTCTGGTCAAGGGAGTGCGCAGGCTGGAGTGGGCCAGCACGCACATGAAAGTGCTCGCCGCCATCCGCCAGAGGCTGGTCAAGGAAAGATCTTTGGAAGGTGTGCGGGTGGGCATGGCCTTGCACGTGGAGGCCAAGACCGGCATGTTGGCAGTGACCTTGGCACAGGCCGGGGCGAAGGTGCGCCTGGCCAGCTGCAATCCGTTGTCCACGGACGACTCCGTTTCCCTGGCCCTGAGAGAGGAGCATGGCATAGAGACCTATGCCAAGAAATGGGAGTCCACGGAGGAGTACTATAGCAACCTGAACTCGGTCCTCGACCTGGATCCGGAGTTCGTCATCGACGATGGCGCCGACCTCATAACCATGCTGCACACGGAGCGCCGGGCGCAGCTGAAGAAGGTGAAGGGAGCGAACGAAGAGACCACGACCGGCATCATCCGCCTGCGCTCCATGGCCCAGGCGGGCAAGCTGGAGTTCCCTGTGATCTCGGTGAACGACGCCCAGATGAAGTACCTGTTCGACAACCGCTACGGGACGGGGCAGAGCACCTTCGACGGCTTCATGAACGCCACTAACCTGCTCGTCGCCGGCAAGGTTCTGGTCGTGGCCGGTTACGGTTGGTGCGGCCGGGGGATAGCCATGCGCGCCAAAGGTCTGGGCGCGAACATCATCGTCACCGAGGTGGACCCCATACGAGCGATAGAGGCCAAGATGGACGGCTTCCAGGTCATGCCAATGCTGGAGGCAGCCAAGGTGGCGGACATCATCATCTCGGCCACGGGCTGCAAGGACATCGTCACCCGTGAGCATCTCAAGGTGCTCAAGGACGGTTGCGTCCTGGGCAACTCCGGTCACTTCGACAACGAGATATCCAAGAAGGAGCTGGAGGAGTACGGTGGCAAACCGAGGAAGGTGAGGGAGTTCGTGGACGAGTATCCCTTGCCAGGAAAGCGTAAGGCCTACCTCATCGGCGAGGGTCGACTGATGAACCTGGCCGCCGGTCAGGGGCATCCGGTGGAAATCATGGACATGAGCTTCTCCATTCAGGCCCTCTCCCTAGAGTACCTGGTGAAGCATCATCAGGAGCTCAAGCCCGGAGTGTACAACGTGCCGGCGGAGCTGGACCAGACGGTGGCGAAGCTGAAGCTAGAGAGCATGGGCGTCAAGATCGACTCGCTCAGCAAAGGGCAGAAGCACTACCTGGCCGCTTGGCAAGAGGGAACGTGA
- a CDS encoding carbohydrate kinase family protein: MKTFLCVYGHTNLDYILSLKQFPERNTSVDVEEKRFYYGGTGANVAIIASSLGVPTALCSFVGKDLPSGFRRLMEQKGLDLRDLVEVEEQETPTVWIVSDQEHNQIAYVYQGPMGVMERFPPRTEAALESEWVHIMTGRPDYYLRVMDDCTRAGRKICFDPAQEIHHVWDAERFRKAISRAKMFFCNENELRTALRYLGMDKVEQLLEHVEVVVNTLGSRGSRICTREGMVEVPAVAPKQVVDTTGAGDAFRAGFYAGRFRGFDLRKSAVVGAVTASFIIESRGSLTNIPTWSSIEERARGLL; this comes from the coding sequence ATGAAGACGTTCCTATGCGTCTACGGGCACACCAACCTCGACTACATCCTCAGCCTGAAGCAATTCCCGGAGCGGAACACCTCCGTGGACGTGGAGGAGAAGCGCTTCTACTACGGAGGAACGGGAGCGAACGTGGCCATCATCGCCTCCAGCCTGGGAGTGCCCACTGCCCTTTGTTCCTTCGTGGGCAAGGACCTGCCTTCGGGGTTCCGGAGGCTGATGGAGCAGAAGGGCTTAGACCTTCGCGACCTGGTGGAAGTGGAGGAGCAGGAGACGCCCACGGTGTGGATAGTCTCCGACCAAGAGCATAACCAGATAGCCTACGTCTACCAGGGGCCCATGGGGGTCATGGAGCGATTCCCTCCGCGCACGGAAGCGGCCCTGGAATCGGAATGGGTGCACATCATGACCGGGCGACCCGACTACTACCTTAGGGTAATGGATGACTGCACGCGTGCGGGCAGGAAGATATGCTTCGACCCGGCGCAGGAGATCCACCACGTCTGGGACGCAGAGCGATTCCGAAAGGCGATCTCCCGGGCCAAGATGTTCTTCTGCAACGAGAACGAGCTGCGGACCGCCTTGCGATATCTTGGAATGGATAAGGTCGAGCAGTTGCTGGAGCACGTCGAGGTGGTGGTGAACACCCTGGGCTCGAGGGGCAGCCGCATCTGCACCAGGGAAGGGATGGTGGAAGTGCCGGCAGTCGCTCCCAAGCAGGTGGTGGACACCACTGGTGCGGGGGACGCTTTCCGCGCTGGCTTCTACGCCGGACGGTTCAGAGGCTTCGACCTGAGGAAGAGCGCGGTGGTGGGGGCGGTCACGGCGTCCTTCATCATCGAATCTAGAGGCTCGCTGACGAACATTCCGACTTGGTCATCGATCGAAGAGCGGGCACGGGGACTACTCTAA
- a CDS encoding Lrp/AsnC ligand binding domain-containing protein gives MAVGFVLISTAPAKEHEVYNELLKVKEVVELHPLFGEYDLIAKIEADDFNLLGQVVVDKIRSIPGVIDTKTLTGIKF, from the coding sequence ATGGCGGTGGGGTTCGTCCTGATAAGCACGGCGCCAGCCAAGGAGCATGAGGTGTACAACGAACTCCTGAAGGTGAAGGAGGTCGTTGAGCTTCATCCCCTGTTCGGGGAGTACGACTTGATCGCCAAGATCGAGGCAGACGACTTCAACCTCCTCGGGCAGGTGGTCGTGGACAAGATCCGATCGATCCCCGGTGTCATCGACACGAAGACCCTTACTGGAATTAAGTTCTGA
- the purE gene encoding 5-(carboxyamino)imidazole ribonucleotide mutase, translating into MPAVLVILGSKSDLQIGRKAVATLKKFGVEASIVVASAHRTPDRVKRMVEMSDADVFIAVAGLSAALPGAIASITVKPVIGVPVSGKVNLDSILSIVQMPPGIPVAAVGIDRGENAALLAVEMLALKHPKLKGKLVKHRKEMADQVEKDSLEVSG; encoded by the coding sequence ATGCCCGCCGTGCTGGTGATCCTCGGCAGCAAGAGCGACTTGCAGATAGGTCGGAAGGCAGTTGCCACCCTGAAGAAGTTCGGGGTGGAGGCGAGCATAGTGGTCGCTTCAGCCCATCGAACGCCGGACCGCGTGAAGCGCATGGTGGAGATGAGCGATGCGGACGTCTTCATCGCCGTGGCCGGACTATCGGCGGCGCTCCCCGGGGCCATAGCCTCCATCACAGTTAAGCCAGTGATTGGAGTGCCGGTCAGCGGCAAGGTCAATCTCGATTCCATCCTTTCCATAGTGCAGATGCCGCCAGGAATACCGGTGGCGGCGGTAGGCATCGACCGGGGCGAGAACGCCGCTCTGCTGGCGGTGGAGATGCTAGCCCTCAAGCACCCCAAGCTCAAGGGCAAGTTGGTCAAACATCGAAAAGAGATGGCCGACCAGGTGGAGAAGGATTCCCTCGAGGTGTCCGGCTGA
- the guaA gene encoding glutamine-hydrolyzing GMP synthase: MFNAKEFVEEKIEEIKAAIPAKAIIACSGGVDSTVAAVLVSRAIESRLLAIYVDTGMMRKGETESVRKMLTKLKVNFKVVDASDEFFAALEDVEDPEAKRKIIGEKFIRVFEREAKSFRAAYLVQGTIAPDWIESGDQVRDTIKSHHNVGGLPVDMKLKLVEPLRNLYKDEVRKLARYLGVEVSERQPFPGPALAIRTIGPVTREGAEVVRDACAIVEEELEKAAKEGKMEIPWQYFAVLLPVRSVGVQGDNRAYGRTVAIRAVQSIDGMSAAYSKVPHEVLETISVRITNEMKNKVNRVVYDITNKPPATIDWE; this comes from the coding sequence ATGTTCAACGCCAAGGAGTTCGTGGAGGAGAAGATCGAGGAGATCAAGGCGGCCATCCCGGCCAAGGCCATCATCGCCTGTTCGGGGGGCGTGGATTCCACCGTGGCGGCCGTACTGGTCAGCAGAGCCATCGAATCCCGGCTCCTGGCCATCTACGTAGACACCGGCATGATGCGCAAGGGCGAGACCGAGAGCGTCAGGAAGATGCTGACCAAGCTCAAGGTCAACTTCAAGGTGGTCGATGCCTCGGACGAGTTCTTCGCCGCCCTCGAGGACGTGGAGGACCCGGAGGCCAAACGCAAGATCATCGGCGAGAAGTTCATCCGGGTCTTCGAGCGCGAGGCCAAGAGCTTCCGCGCAGCCTACCTGGTCCAGGGGACGATCGCCCCGGATTGGATAGAATCGGGGGACCAGGTCCGCGACACGATAAAATCGCATCACAACGTTGGCGGCCTGCCCGTGGACATGAAGCTCAAGCTGGTCGAGCCTCTGCGGAACCTCTACAAGGACGAGGTGCGCAAGCTCGCCCGGTATCTGGGAGTGGAGGTCTCGGAGCGGCAGCCATTCCCCGGTCCAGCCTTGGCGATACGCACCATCGGACCAGTCACCAGAGAGGGCGCGGAGGTCGTGCGGGACGCCTGCGCCATCGTAGAGGAGGAACTGGAGAAGGCTGCCAAGGAGGGCAAGATGGAGATCCCTTGGCAATACTTCGCCGTGCTCCTGCCCGTCCGGAGCGTGGGCGTGCAGGGAGACAACCGGGCTTACGGTCGTACCGTGGCCATCAGGGCGGTCCAGTCCATCGACGGCATGAGCGCTGCCTATTCAAAGGTGCCGCACGAGGTGCTAGAGACCATTTCGGTCCGCATCACCAATGAGATGAAGAACAAGGTGAACCGGGTGGTCTACGACATCACTAACAAGCCGCCGGCCACCATCGACTGGGAATGA
- a CDS encoding HAD family hydrolase: MKAVIFDLGHTLINYHNDWKGPEAKAVASVSALVREASQNGADERRVSSYLFSLLEKGRERKLREMVEIPLEDVLRICFENFSCAGDENLMRASLEAFYNVLLERRELVPGTKEMLRSLRDRGFRIGLVSDVAWGLPSYFPQKDMRHFGLEKCFDDMVFSTDVGLRKPNPRIFRMALSNIESSPRESYFVGNSLQADIKGALDVGMTAVLKESDYFTPDDNIVPDARISNWDELRVLIEERE, translated from the coding sequence ATGAAGGCCGTCATCTTCGACCTGGGGCATACCCTCATCAACTACCATAACGACTGGAAAGGTCCAGAGGCCAAGGCCGTGGCCAGCGTCTCAGCCCTGGTGCGGGAGGCCAGCCAGAATGGAGCCGATGAGAGGAGGGTCTCCTCATACCTGTTCTCTCTGCTGGAGAAGGGAAGGGAGAGGAAGCTGAGGGAGATGGTGGAGATTCCCTTGGAAGATGTTTTGCGCATCTGTTTTGAGAACTTCTCCTGCGCGGGTGACGAGAACCTGATGCGAGCTTCGCTGGAGGCCTTCTACAACGTGCTTCTGGAAAGAAGGGAGCTCGTACCAGGCACGAAGGAGATGCTGCGCTCGCTTCGCGATCGGGGATTCCGCATCGGTCTGGTGTCGGACGTGGCCTGGGGCCTTCCTTCGTACTTCCCGCAGAAGGATATGAGGCATTTCGGATTGGAGAAGTGTTTCGATGACATGGTCTTCTCCACTGACGTCGGGTTGCGGAAGCCCAATCCCCGGATCTTCAGGATGGCCCTCAGCAACATCGAATCGTCGCCGCGGGAGTCGTACTTCGTAGGCAACTCGCTCCAGGCGGACATCAAAGGCGCCCTCGATGTGGGCATGACCGCCGTGCTCAAGGAGTCTGACTACTTCACTCCGGATGACAACATCGTGCCGGACGCCAGGATCTCCAATTGGGACGAGCTGCGGGTGCTTATCGAGGAAAGGGAATAG
- a CDS encoding GMP synthase subunit A, whose amino-acid sequence MKVFVVDNGGQWTHREWRVLTYLKVETKIIPNTAPFEELQGVDALVLSGGAPRVATDLGRMGRNGEYLDRAQFPILGICAGMQFMCNHFGGATAPAKLPEFGKTTLIVDEEDDMFAGLPKQFTVWGSHNDEIASLPPVFKVLAHSANCPIEAIRHESRPMYGLQFHPEVENTEHGYEIFQNFLKVVERWHR is encoded by the coding sequence ATGAAGGTCTTCGTGGTGGACAACGGAGGGCAGTGGACACATCGCGAATGGCGCGTGCTCACGTACCTCAAGGTGGAAACGAAGATCATACCCAACACCGCTCCCTTTGAGGAATTGCAAGGAGTGGACGCCCTGGTGCTCTCAGGCGGAGCGCCTCGGGTGGCCACCGACCTGGGACGCATGGGCCGGAACGGCGAGTATCTTGATAGAGCTCAATTCCCCATCCTTGGCATCTGCGCGGGGATGCAGTTCATGTGCAACCATTTCGGTGGAGCGACCGCTCCCGCCAAGCTCCCCGAGTTCGGGAAGACCACATTGATCGTCGACGAGGAGGATGACATGTTCGCGGGATTGCCGAAGCAGTTCACCGTCTGGGGATCGCACAATGACGAGATCGCCTCCCTCCCCCCGGTCTTCAAGGTCCTGGCCCACTCGGCCAATTGCCCCATCGAGGCCATAAGGCACGAATCGCGACCGATGTACGGCCTGCAGTTCCATCCAGAGGTGGAGAACACCGAGCACGGCTACGAGATATTCCAGAACTTCCTGAAGGTCGTCGAGAGATGGCACAGATGA